The Pirellulales bacterium genome window below encodes:
- a CDS encoding SMC-Scp complex subunit ScpB produces the protein MDPPQASADDAAPRFSIERLSSAFARLMGAPAGQPAVATAPPASDGTLVIDDGEATPPTPQMIVEGMLFVGRADGSPLSAREIADPIRGVDAAEVDAIVAGLNQSYAAAGAPYEIVGESRGYRMRLRDEFASVRRRLRGETRAARLTPAAVEVLSLVAYRQGITINDIDRLRGHRSHSILAGLVRRELVRVERGRSDKGTVEARYHTTERFNRAFRVAAPADLPRSEDLDDC, from the coding sequence ATGGATCCTCCCCAGGCTTCTGCCGACGACGCGGCGCCGCGGTTTTCGATCGAGCGGCTGTCGTCGGCTTTTGCGCGATTGATGGGGGCCCCCGCGGGGCAACCGGCGGTCGCGACGGCGCCCCCCGCGAGCGACGGCACGCTGGTGATCGACGACGGCGAGGCGACGCCCCCCACCCCCCAGATGATCGTCGAGGGGATGTTGTTCGTCGGCCGAGCCGACGGGAGCCCGTTGTCGGCTCGCGAGATTGCCGACCCGATCCGCGGCGTCGACGCCGCCGAGGTCGATGCGATCGTCGCGGGGCTCAACCAATCTTACGCCGCGGCGGGCGCCCCCTACGAAATCGTCGGCGAGTCGCGCGGGTACCGCATGCGCTTGCGGGACGAGTTCGCCTCCGTGCGCCGCCGCCTCCGCGGCGAGACCCGTGCCGCCCGGCTCACCCCCGCGGCGGTCGAGGTGCTGTCGCTGGTGGCTTATCGCCAGGGGATTACGATCAACGACATCGACCGCCTGCGCGGCCATCGCAGCCACTCGATCCTCGCAGGGCTCGTGCGGCGAGAGTTGGTTCGGGTCGAGCGCGGCCGTTCGGACAAGGGGACCGTCGAGGCCCGCTACCACACGACCGAGCGGTTCAACCGAGCGTTCCGCGTCGCCGCGCCGGCCGACTTGCCGCGGAGCGAGGACCTGGACGATTGTTGA
- a CDS encoding histidine phosphatase family protein, protein MFSPTPAVSPSTLTLLLVRSGQTEYERQGRIQGTLDVPLCEDGRAQAEQTAVELKDAVATIGALYASDCTCAAQTAAILGARLGLKPKQLAKLQNLDQGLWQGLLVSDVRDKQPRVFRKWQEEPGAVCPPEGETLQDAKARIRTAVAKLVKKHKTGAVILVLPDPLATVARGVLSGEEICDLWRPLAAGEPLWHALPATSAP, encoded by the coding sequence ATGTTTTCTCCGACTCCTGCCGTGTCGCCGTCGACGCTTACCCTGCTGTTGGTGCGCTCGGGGCAGACCGAGTACGAGCGGCAGGGTCGGATTCAGGGGACGCTCGACGTGCCGCTGTGCGAAGACGGCCGAGCCCAGGCCGAGCAGACCGCAGTTGAGCTGAAGGACGCCGTCGCGACGATCGGGGCGCTCTACGCGAGCGATTGCACTTGCGCCGCTCAAACTGCGGCGATCCTCGGCGCGCGTCTCGGGCTCAAACCGAAGCAACTGGCGAAGCTGCAGAACCTCGATCAGGGCCTGTGGCAGGGCCTGCTGGTCAGCGACGTGCGCGACAAGCAGCCGCGGGTGTTCCGCAAATGGCAGGAGGAGCCGGGCGCCGTTTGTCCCCCCGAGGGGGAGACGCTCCAGGACGCCAAGGCGCGAATCCGCACGGCGGTCGCCAAACTCGTCAAGAAGCACAAGACCGGCGCCGTGATCCTGGTGCTCCCCGACCCGCTGGCGACCGTCGCCCGGGGAGTCCTGTCCGGCGAGGAGATTTGCGACCTTTGGCGCCCGCTCGCCGCGGGGGAACCGTTGTGGCATGCCCTGCCGGCGACAAGCGCGCCATGA
- the accD gene encoding acetyl-CoA carboxylase, carboxyltransferase subunit beta codes for MSESAPMSEPPKPPREKRGVPSGLWLRCEGCGATVYRKTCQENLSCCPECDFHMYIGAVDRVNSVLDAGTFEEWDADLTALDPLGFSDKKKYSERLISEQKRTGLKDAILTGAGMIRARRVAFAVTDSAFIMGSMGGVVGERLARLIERATEQRLPLIIVSGSGGGARMHEGIYSLMQMAKVSAALARYDAAGGLFISVLTNPTMGGVAASFASLGDVTFAEPKALIGFAGPRTIKATIRIELPEGFQTSEFLLAHGYIDRIVRRKELKSEIARVIDYCGKR; via the coding sequence ATGAGCGAATCCGCGCCGATGAGCGAACCCCCCAAGCCGCCCCGCGAGAAGCGCGGCGTCCCCAGCGGGTTGTGGCTCCGCTGCGAGGGGTGCGGCGCGACGGTCTATCGCAAGACGTGCCAGGAGAACCTCTCCTGCTGCCCCGAGTGCGATTTCCACATGTACATCGGGGCGGTCGATCGCGTGAACTCGGTCCTCGACGCGGGGACCTTCGAGGAGTGGGACGCCGACCTCACGGCCCTCGATCCGCTGGGCTTCTCCGACAAGAAGAAGTACAGCGAGCGGCTGATCTCCGAGCAGAAGCGCACCGGGCTCAAGGACGCGATCCTGACCGGCGCCGGGATGATTCGCGCTCGCCGGGTGGCGTTCGCGGTGACCGACTCGGCGTTCATCATGGGGAGCATGGGGGGGGTCGTCGGCGAGCGGCTTGCCCGGCTCATCGAGCGGGCGACCGAGCAGCGGTTGCCGCTGATCATCGTCAGCGGCTCGGGGGGCGGGGCGCGGATGCACGAGGGGATCTACTCGCTCATGCAAATGGCCAAGGTCTCGGCCGCCCTGGCCCGCTACGACGCGGCCGGGGGACTGTTCATCTCGGTTCTCACTAACCCGACGATGGGGGGGGTCGCCGCGAGCTTCGCCTCGCTGGGGGACGTCACGTTCGCCGAGCCGAAGGCCCTGATCGGCTTCGCCGGCCCGCGCACGATCAAGGCCACCATCCGCATTGAACTCCCCGAAGGCTTCCAGACGAGCGAGTTCCTGCTGGCCCACGGCTACATCGATCGCATCGTGCGCCGCAAGGAGCTCAAGAGCGAGATCGCGCGGGTGATCGATTACTGCGGCAAGCGGTAG
- the rpe gene encoding ribulose-phosphate 3-epimerase: MSSRDRVLELRRHAPVILPSLLLCDFGNLEREVRAVEEAGARALHLDVMDGVFVDNITYGMPIIAAVRKASELPLDVHLMIDNPIDYVDAFADAGADLLTVHVEAKNPRGALETIRRRGLAAGLALNPATPLESIRDLLPLCDMVLAMSVPPGFGAQPFDPVALEKLEKLRDERDAELLLEIDGGVNAGTIARCTAAGATMLVVGSAIFKAAAPYAESLARLNQLAGAM, encoded by the coding sequence ATGTCCTCTCGCGATCGGGTCCTTGAACTTCGCCGTCACGCGCCGGTGATCCTGCCGTCGCTGCTTCTGTGCGACTTCGGGAATCTTGAGCGCGAGGTCCGCGCGGTCGAGGAAGCCGGCGCTCGGGCGCTCCACCTCGACGTCATGGACGGCGTGTTCGTCGACAACATCACCTACGGCATGCCGATCATCGCCGCCGTGCGCAAGGCGAGCGAACTGCCGCTCGACGTCCATCTGATGATCGACAACCCGATCGACTACGTCGACGCGTTCGCCGATGCGGGGGCGGATCTGCTCACCGTGCACGTCGAGGCGAAGAACCCGCGCGGGGCCCTCGAGACGATCCGCAGGCGAGGGCTCGCCGCGGGGCTCGCGCTCAACCCGGCCACGCCGCTGGAGTCGATCCGCGACCTGCTGCCGTTGTGCGACATGGTGTTGGCGATGAGCGTCCCCCCCGGGTTCGGCGCTCAGCCGTTCGACCCCGTTGCGCTCGAGAAGCTTGAGAAGTTGCGCGACGAGCGAGACGCCGAGTTGCTCTTGGAGATCGACGGCGGGGTCAACGCCGGCACGATCGCCCGTTGCACAGCCGCAGGGGCGACGATGCTGGTCGTCGGTTCTGCGATCTTCAAAGCCGCCGCACCCTACGCCGAGAGCCTCGCCCGCCTGAATCAACTTGCCGGAGCGATGTGA
- a CDS encoding succinate dehydrogenase cytochrome b558 subunit translates to MVVHLSVNASVLNSPATFQNNVFSIHALGKILPVVEWGFIFLPLLFHAIIGMVIVAGALPNTNHYRYAANYRYTLQRATGVIAFFFILWHVFHMHGWFHWDPWLEHVAGPLGGAQFKPYNATSTAGAALRGPWMTAFYAVGVLACVYHLANGLWTMGITWGVWTSPKAQEKASIVCGAFGVVLAAVGLSALWGVRAAVATPEQFEAVQSEEAALREENIKIGKILPDEHKIVHPPEPGDSK, encoded by the coding sequence ATGGTGGTTCACCTGAGCGTGAACGCCAGCGTGCTGAACAGTCCCGCCACGTTCCAGAACAACGTGTTCAGCATTCACGCCCTCGGCAAGATTTTGCCGGTCGTCGAGTGGGGTTTCATCTTCCTGCCGCTGCTGTTTCACGCGATCATCGGCATGGTGATCGTCGCCGGGGCGCTGCCCAACACGAATCACTACCGCTACGCCGCCAATTACCGCTATACGCTGCAGCGAGCGACCGGCGTGATCGCGTTTTTCTTCATCCTGTGGCACGTGTTCCACATGCACGGTTGGTTCCATTGGGACCCCTGGCTGGAGCATGTCGCCGGGCCGCTGGGGGGCGCCCAGTTCAAGCCGTACAACGCCACCTCGACCGCGGGCGCCGCGTTGCGGGGGCCGTGGATGACCGCGTTCTACGCCGTGGGGGTCCTGGCGTGCGTCTACCACCTGGCCAACGGGCTGTGGACGATGGGCATCACCTGGGGCGTGTGGACGAGCCCCAAGGCCCAGGAAAAGGCCTCGATCGTCTGCGGCGCCTTCGGCGTCGTTCTGGCCGCGGTCGGGCTGAGCGCCCTGTGGGGAGTTCGCGCCGCGGTCGCCACGCCGGAACAATTCGAAGCCGTGCAGTCCGAGGAAGCCGCCCTGCGGGAAGAAAACATCAAGATCGGCAAGATCCTGCCGGACGAACACAAGATCGTGCATCCCCCAGAACCCGGCGACAGCAAGTAA
- the sdhA gene encoding succinate dehydrogenase flavoprotein subunit, producing MAKQRVLVVGGGLAGLAAAMKLAEAGVPVDLMSLTPVKRSHSVCAQGGINSVNELTRQQGDNEWKHFDDTVYGGDFLQHQPPVKEMTEWAPRIIDLMDRLGVPFNRTPEGFRDQRRFGGTLYKRTAFAGATTGQQLLYALDEQVRRWHAAGMVSMYEGWDFLAPVIAEDGRCRGAIGQNMITMEIRAFPADAVVMAVGGCGLIYGRSTMSMACTGSAAARVCKAGGLYGNGEFIQVHPTAIPGADKCRLMSESARGEGGRVWVPRKPHDPRAPKQIPESERYYFLEERYPKYGNLVPRDIATREIFDVCVNDGLSVESDRQCVYLDLTHISRAELDRKLGGILHIYEKFQGVDPRDEPMKIFPAVHYSMGGLWADYERAADGGLVPGSPRNHQTNIPGLYAIGECDYQYHGGNRLGANSLLSCIFSGLFVAPCVETLLGSLQDSAGDEKYQQLLRGERAKQQMEHDALLKREGGKENPYLIHQQLGDVMTKAATVVRRNDQLRDAIRQVDELCERAQHCSLSDTGNWTNQNVLFTKSLLDMFPLAKAILKGALARDECRGAHYKPDFDMPGIKATDPAERKRQAEAWCDDFEARTRKWLKSTIATFDRDGEPTLSYEDVDTSLIPPRPRLYGLVGAEVIEEAWKARAAKAKEAQLAGAAK from the coding sequence ATGGCAAAGCAGCGCGTGTTGGTGGTCGGCGGGGGATTGGCGGGGCTCGCGGCGGCGATGAAGCTGGCCGAGGCGGGCGTGCCGGTCGACCTGATGAGCCTCACTCCCGTGAAGCGCTCCCACAGCGTCTGCGCCCAGGGGGGGATCAACTCGGTCAACGAGCTCACCCGGCAGCAGGGGGACAACGAGTGGAAGCACTTTGACGACACGGTCTACGGCGGCGACTTTCTGCAGCATCAGCCGCCGGTCAAGGAAATGACCGAGTGGGCCCCGCGGATCATCGACCTGATGGATCGGTTGGGGGTCCCCTTCAATCGCACCCCCGAGGGCTTCCGCGACCAGCGCCGCTTCGGCGGCACGCTGTACAAGCGGACCGCGTTCGCCGGGGCCACCACCGGCCAACAGTTGCTGTACGCCCTCGACGAGCAGGTCCGCCGCTGGCATGCCGCGGGGATGGTGAGCATGTACGAGGGGTGGGATTTCCTCGCCCCGGTGATCGCCGAGGACGGTCGTTGCCGCGGGGCGATCGGCCAGAACATGATCACGATGGAAATTCGCGCCTTTCCGGCCGACGCGGTCGTGATGGCCGTCGGCGGGTGCGGTTTGATCTACGGCCGCAGCACGATGTCGATGGCGTGCACCGGCTCGGCGGCGGCCCGCGTCTGCAAGGCGGGGGGGCTGTACGGCAACGGCGAGTTCATCCAGGTCCACCCGACCGCCATCCCCGGCGCCGACAAGTGCCGCCTGATGAGCGAGTCGGCCCGCGGCGAAGGGGGCCGGGTGTGGGTCCCGCGCAAGCCGCACGATCCGCGCGCCCCGAAGCAAATCCCCGAGAGCGAGCGGTACTACTTCCTCGAAGAGCGGTACCCCAAGTACGGCAATCTCGTCCCCCGCGACATCGCCACGCGGGAGATCTTCGACGTCTGCGTCAACGACGGGCTGAGCGTCGAGAGCGACCGCCAGTGCGTTTATCTCGACCTGACTCACATCTCGCGAGCCGAACTTGATCGCAAGCTCGGGGGAATCCTGCACATTTACGAGAAGTTCCAAGGGGTCGACCCGCGGGACGAACCGATGAAGATCTTCCCCGCGGTCCACTACTCGATGGGAGGCCTGTGGGCCGACTACGAGCGGGCGGCGGACGGCGGGCTCGTTCCCGGTTCGCCGCGCAACCACCAGACGAACATCCCGGGGTTGTACGCCATCGGGGAGTGCGATTACCAGTACCACGGCGGCAATCGGCTGGGCGCCAACTCGCTGCTGTCGTGCATCTTCAGCGGGCTGTTCGTCGCCCCGTGCGTCGAGACGTTGCTGGGGTCGCTCCAGGACTCGGCCGGCGACGAGAAATACCAACAGCTTCTTCGCGGCGAACGGGCCAAACAGCAGATGGAGCACGACGCCCTGCTGAAGCGCGAGGGGGGCAAGGAGAACCCCTACCTCATCCACCAGCAACTCGGCGACGTGATGACCAAGGCCGCCACCGTGGTGCGCCGCAACGATCAACTGCGGGACGCGATTCGCCAAGTCGACGAACTGTGCGAGCGGGCGCAGCACTGCTCGCTGTCGGACACCGGCAACTGGACCAATCAGAACGTCCTGTTCACCAAGAGCCTGTTGGACATGTTCCCGCTGGCCAAGGCGATCCTCAAAGGGGCGCTCGCCCGCGACGAATGCCGGGGCGCCCACTACAAGCCCGACTTCGATATGCCGGGGATCAAGGCGACCGATCCCGCCGAGCGCAAGCGTCAGGCCGAGGCGTGGTGCGACGACTTCGAGGCGCGGACTCGCAAGTGGCTCAAGAGCACGATCGCCACGTTTGATCGCGACGGCGAGCCGACCCTGTCGTACGAGGACGTCGACACCTCGCTCATCCCCCCGCGGCCGCGGCTGTACGGGCTGGTGGGCGCCGAGGTGATCGAGGAGGCGTGGAAAGCCCGCGCCGCCAAGGCGAAGGAAGCGCAGCTCGCTGGAGCAGCCAAATAG
- a CDS encoding serine/threonine protein kinase, which translates to MGLGGFFKSLIEGGKVDVAKRFELLREAVSGTMSDFYMARDRQTEQIVGLKILDKSKTDQLEMRFRGLDKPTEGEVSMLFNHPRIVTTLAHGLTTKGEQFVVMEFLDGPGLNSLIVAKSPLLDGNRLELVREAGEALMVVHEAGFIHRDVCPRNFVCTKDAKSLKLIDFGLTVPARKEFMQPGIRTGTPNYMAPEVVRRKPTDLRLDIFAFGVSMYEMFSFELPWMRGSDGLAAMSHGQSKPTPLAKHCPWIEPRIAEAIHKCIEAEPEKRWPSMKAFLNAIRPVKSERA; encoded by the coding sequence ATGGGCCTCGGCGGATTCTTCAAATCGCTGATCGAAGGGGGCAAGGTCGACGTCGCCAAGCGGTTCGAGCTGTTGCGCGAAGCGGTCTCCGGGACGATGAGCGACTTCTACATGGCTCGCGATCGCCAGACCGAGCAGATCGTCGGTCTGAAAATCCTCGACAAGTCGAAGACCGACCAACTGGAGATGCGCTTCCGCGGGCTCGACAAGCCCACCGAGGGCGAAGTCTCGATGTTGTTCAATCACCCGCGGATCGTCACGACCCTGGCTCACGGGCTGACGACCAAGGGCGAGCAGTTCGTCGTCATGGAGTTCCTCGACGGCCCGGGGCTCAACTCGCTCATCGTGGCGAAGAGCCCCCTGCTGGACGGCAACCGGCTCGAACTGGTGCGCGAGGCGGGCGAGGCGCTGATGGTCGTTCATGAGGCGGGGTTCATTCACCGCGACGTCTGTCCGCGGAACTTCGTCTGCACGAAGGACGCCAAGAGCCTCAAGCTGATCGACTTCGGCCTCACCGTGCCGGCCCGCAAGGAGTTCATGCAGCCGGGCATTCGCACGGGGACCCCCAACTACATGGCCCCCGAGGTGGTGCGCCGCAAACCGACCGACCTGCGGCTCGACATTTTCGCGTTCGGCGTGTCGATGTACGAAATGTTCTCGTTCGAGCTCCCCTGGATGCGCGGCAGCGACGGTCTGGCGGCGATGAGCCATGGCCAATCGAAGCCGACGCCGCTGGCGAAGCACTGCCCCTGGATCGAGCCGCGGATCGCCGAGGCGATCCACAAGTGCATCGAGGCGGAGCCGGAGAAGCGCTGGCCGTCGATGAAGGCGTTTCTCAACGCGATCCGCCCCGTGAAGAGCGAGCGGGCGTAG